A genomic stretch from Methylorubrum extorquens includes:
- the zwf gene encoding glucose-6-phosphate 1-dehydrogenase (Evidence 2b : Function from indirect experimental evidences (e.g. phenotypes); Product type e : enzyme) → MPDACVHDTPDTPKTPACTLVIFGAGGDLTKRLLMPALYNLAGGGLLDDGFSILGVDHNPLTDDGWRDDLTQTMESFTKDPSAEFHAERIDPRPWDFIRERLHVMQGDFSEEATFKDLAGRLTGNVVFYLAVSARFFGPVVEGLGKAGLLKQTDDAFRRVVIEKPFGSDLASAKALNETILAQGDESQFYRIDHFLGKETVQSILAIRFANAMLEPIWRHEYVDHVEITAAETIGVEERGRFYEPTGALRDMVPNHLFQLLTMVAMEPPSAFDAEIVRDEKTKLVGAIRPVTPENAVRGQYAAGREDGKDVPAYRDEPDVAKDSRTETYVALKLEIENERWSGVPFFLRTGKCLAERRTEIAVHFKPTPLTLFRGADGGDLAPNVMRLRIDPAPGSATRFNVKRPGPQMHLAAIETGFCYGDFFDPAPTVGYESLIYDCMMGDPTLFQRADTIEASWAAVDPLLKAWKDAPVCFYPAGSPGPKEADDLLARDGRSWLPLGEK, encoded by the coding sequence ATGCCCGACGCCTGCGTTCACGACACGCCCGACACGCCGAAGACCCCGGCCTGCACCCTCGTGATCTTCGGTGCCGGCGGCGACCTCACGAAGCGCCTCCTGATGCCGGCCCTCTACAATCTCGCGGGCGGTGGGCTGCTCGATGACGGCTTTTCCATTCTCGGTGTCGATCACAACCCGCTCACCGACGATGGCTGGCGCGACGACCTCACCCAGACCATGGAGTCCTTCACCAAGGACCCGTCCGCCGAGTTTCACGCCGAGCGGATCGACCCGCGCCCTTGGGACTTCATCCGCGAGCGCCTGCACGTGATGCAGGGTGATTTCTCCGAGGAAGCAACCTTCAAGGATCTCGCCGGACGCCTCACCGGCAACGTCGTGTTCTACCTCGCGGTCTCCGCCCGCTTCTTCGGCCCCGTGGTCGAGGGCCTCGGCAAGGCCGGCCTGCTGAAGCAGACGGACGACGCGTTCCGCCGCGTCGTCATCGAGAAGCCGTTCGGCTCCGACCTCGCTTCCGCCAAGGCGCTCAACGAAACCATCCTGGCGCAGGGCGACGAGAGCCAGTTCTACCGGATTGACCATTTTCTCGGGAAGGAGACGGTCCAGAGCATCCTGGCGATCCGCTTCGCCAACGCGATGCTGGAGCCGATCTGGCGGCACGAATACGTCGATCACGTCGAGATCACCGCGGCCGAGACGATCGGTGTCGAGGAGCGCGGCCGCTTCTACGAGCCGACGGGCGCGCTGCGGGACATGGTGCCGAACCACCTGTTCCAGCTTCTCACCATGGTGGCGATGGAGCCGCCCTCTGCCTTCGACGCCGAGATCGTGCGCGACGAGAAGACGAAGCTGGTCGGGGCGATCCGCCCTGTCACGCCCGAGAATGCCGTGCGCGGGCAGTACGCGGCGGGACGCGAGGACGGGAAGGATGTCCCGGCCTACCGTGACGAGCCGGACGTGGCGAAGGATTCACGCACCGAAACCTACGTCGCCCTCAAGCTCGAGATCGAGAACGAGCGCTGGTCCGGCGTGCCGTTCTTTCTGCGCACCGGCAAGTGCTTGGCCGAACGGCGCACCGAGATTGCGGTGCATTTTAAGCCGACGCCGCTCACGCTGTTCCGCGGGGCGGATGGCGGCGACCTCGCGCCGAACGTCATGCGCCTGCGCATCGACCCGGCGCCCGGCTCGGCCACGCGCTTCAACGTGAAGCGGCCGGGGCCGCAGATGCATCTCGCCGCGATCGAGACGGGCTTCTGCTACGGCGATTTTTTCGACCCGGCGCCCACCGTCGGCTACGAAAGCCTGATCTACGATTGCATGATGGGCGACCCGACCTTGTTCCAGCGCGCCGACACCATCGAGGCGAGCTGGGCCGCCGTCGATCCGCTGCTCAAGGCGTGGAAGGACGCGCCGGTCTGCTTCTATCCGGCCGGCAGTCCCGGCCCGAAGGAGGCGGACGATCTCCTCGCCCGCGACGGGCGCTCGTGGCTGCCCTTGGGGGAAAAGTGA
- a CDS encoding putative RND efflux transporter, OMP subunit (Evidence 3 : Putative function from multiple computational evidences; Product type t : transporter), producing MRSRLLFRFATVCAVAALTSGCLVGPDYSRPSVETPLGFKQGGMREDSLAYVQAQKGWRPAAPNDAAERGDWWRAFNDPTLDRLIRSIDVDNQNLRAQVAVYDQARALVAQARAALFPTVIGAPGITRSRALGTERTTVSLQGQANWELDLFGGIRRQIESDVASAQASASDLALVRLSLQAELATNYLQLRYQDSLKRVLEENVEGFKRSLSIAENQYNAGVAARSDVITAQTQLQTTQASLIAVDLQRATFEHAVAILTGRPPSEVKLPFAPLPVRPPSVPVGIPSDLLERRPDIAGAERLVQAQSEQIGVAVSAFYPTVTLSASGGFSGATSNGVFSAANRVWSIAANGSQVFFDGGARAAVLQTARAAYEAAVANYRQTVLTAFGEVENGLAGVRILARQQAKQDEAVASARRAVEITLNEYRAGTQNYTTVVTAQALLINNEVTALQIRLNRFTTAVALIRSLGGGWDARSLPTGEELKGVRLPIDGGSAVRTDE from the coding sequence TTGAGGTCGAGGCTCCTGTTCCGCTTCGCCACCGTCTGCGCGGTCGCGGCACTGACCTCCGGCTGCCTCGTCGGCCCCGATTACTCGCGCCCCTCCGTCGAGACGCCGCTTGGCTTCAAGCAAGGCGGAATGCGCGAGGACAGCCTCGCCTACGTCCAGGCGCAGAAGGGCTGGCGCCCGGCGGCACCGAACGACGCGGCCGAGCGCGGCGACTGGTGGCGGGCCTTCAACGACCCGACGCTCGACCGGCTGATTCGCTCCATCGACGTCGACAACCAGAACCTTCGCGCCCAGGTCGCGGTCTACGATCAGGCCCGCGCCCTCGTCGCGCAGGCGCGCGCCGCCCTGTTCCCTACGGTGATCGGCGCTCCGGGCATCACCCGGTCGCGGGCGCTGGGCACCGAGCGCACCACCGTCTCGCTCCAGGGGCAGGCGAACTGGGAACTCGACTTGTTCGGCGGCATCCGCCGCCAGATCGAGAGCGATGTCGCCTCCGCCCAGGCCTCGGCCTCCGACCTCGCCCTGGTGCGTCTCAGCCTTCAGGCGGAACTGGCGACCAATTACCTCCAACTGCGATATCAGGATTCGCTGAAGCGCGTGCTGGAGGAGAATGTCGAGGGCTTCAAGCGCAGCCTCAGCATCGCTGAGAATCAGTACAATGCGGGCGTCGCCGCCCGCTCCGACGTCATCACCGCGCAGACGCAGCTCCAGACGACGCAGGCCTCGCTGATCGCCGTCGATCTCCAGCGGGCGACCTTCGAGCACGCGGTGGCGATTCTCACCGGCCGCCCGCCCTCGGAGGTCAAGCTGCCGTTCGCGCCCCTGCCGGTGCGTCCGCCCTCGGTGCCGGTCGGCATCCCGTCCGATCTCCTGGAGCGCCGGCCCGACATCGCCGGGGCCGAGCGGCTGGTGCAGGCGCAGAGCGAGCAGATCGGCGTGGCGGTCTCCGCCTTCTATCCGACGGTGACGCTTTCGGCCTCGGGCGGCTTCTCGGGCGCGACCAGCAACGGCGTGTTCTCGGCCGCCAACCGCGTCTGGTCGATCGCCGCGAACGGCTCTCAGGTGTTCTTCGACGGCGGCGCCCGCGCTGCGGTGCTGCAAACGGCCCGGGCCGCCTACGAGGCGGCCGTGGCCAATTACCGCCAGACGGTGCTGACCGCCTTCGGCGAGGTCGAGAACGGGCTGGCCGGCGTGCGCATCCTCGCCCGGCAGCAGGCCAAGCAGGACGAGGCGGTGGCCTCGGCGCGGCGCGCGGTCGAGATCACCCTCAACGAGTACCGGGCCGGCACGCAGAACTACACCACCGTCGTCACCGCGCAGGCGCTGCTCATCAACAACGAGGTCACCGCGCTCCAGATTCGCCTCAACCGCTTCACCACCGCGGTGGCGCTGATCCGGTCGCTGGGCGGTGGCTGGGACGCTCGCTCGCTCCCGACCGGCGAGGAGCTGAAGGGCGTGCGTCTGCCGATCGACGGCGGCTCGGCCGTCCGTACCGACGAGTAG
- a CDS encoding RND efflux transporter, HME family, translocase subunit (Evidence 2b : Function from indirect experimental evidences (e.g. phenotypes); PubMedId : 12107133, 12107134; Product type t : transporter) — translation MNLSEPFIRRPVATTLLTIGLLLAGMFAYVRLPVAPLPQVDFPVILVQAQMAGASPETMATTVAAPLERRLGAIADVNEMTSTSSTGTVRIVLLFGLNRDIDGAARDVQAAINAARADLPTSLRTNPTYRKFNPADSPILILGLTSDTLTPGQLYDSAATIVQQRMSQIEGVGNVDIGGSSLPAVRVELDPTALFHYGIGLEGIRAGLASANANSPKGDIVAGDRRYQLYANDQGRQASDYRDIVVAYRNGAAVRLADVGEVVDSVEDKRNLGLVDGKPGVILFIYKEPGSNVVETVERVRAAIPQAKAALPGDIDLNISGDRSATIRASLASTEETLIIAVILVIFVTFIFLRSWRATLIPAVAVPISIIGTFAAMWMLDYSLDILSLMALIIATGFVVDDAIVVLENIQRHIEAGKPRVEAALLGAREVGFTVVSMSLSLIAVFLPILLMGGIVGRLFQEFAVTLSMAILVSLVLSLTTTPMMCALLLKPEAQMHAGKRPNILLRGLEGGFDALLRSYERTLRFALYHRRLTALSVFIAIGLTVYGYIIVPKGFFPDQDTGQLMGGIQADQRISFQSMKDKLERASAIVQADPAVESIVGFTGGRGTNSANVFVGLKPRGKREPIETVMARLRPKLAQVAGARLFLFPRQDLRMGGRQSFAQYQYTLQGDTSEELYAASPKLLQALQKRTDIFADVTSDQQEGGLESRLVIDRATAFRYGITPDQIDNTLYDAFGQRQVSTIYNPLNQYHVVMEIAPRYLQNPEVLKTIYVSTTGGRARGSATTNAVAGTVAGGGTTTASQASTSGTSTTDTAATIAADSARNAAGNAIAASRGSASSSAPVSSAKETMVPLSAFAHFETGNAPVQVAHQGLFVATTISFNLVPGKSLGEATAVIDQTMLDLQLPQTIHGEFAGAAKSYQESSSRQPLLIFAALLAVYAVLGILYESYIHPITILSTLPSAGIGAIVALLTTGTEFTIVALIAVFLLIGIVKKNAILMIDFAIDAERNRGLTPGEAIYEACLLRFRPIMMTTLAAILGAAPLIVAGGEGAELRRPLGIAIVGGLIVSQILTLYTTPVVYLYLDRLRLWAKRRRGGAAAVPAE, via the coding sequence TTGAACCTCTCCGAACCCTTCATCCGCCGCCCGGTCGCCACGACGCTGCTGACCATCGGCCTGCTGCTCGCCGGCATGTTCGCCTATGTCCGCCTGCCGGTGGCGCCGCTGCCGCAGGTCGATTTCCCCGTCATCCTGGTTCAGGCGCAGATGGCCGGCGCCTCGCCGGAGACCATGGCGACCACGGTCGCCGCGCCGCTGGAGCGGCGGCTCGGGGCCATCGCCGACGTCAACGAGATGACCTCGACGAGTTCGACCGGCACGGTGCGGATCGTCCTGCTGTTCGGCCTCAACCGCGACATCGACGGCGCCGCCCGCGACGTCCAGGCGGCGATCAACGCCGCGCGCGCCGATCTGCCGACCTCGCTGCGCACCAACCCGACCTACCGCAAGTTCAACCCGGCCGATTCGCCGATCCTGATCCTCGGTCTCACCTCCGATACGCTGACGCCGGGGCAGCTCTACGATTCCGCCGCGACCATCGTGCAGCAGCGGATGAGTCAGATCGAGGGTGTCGGCAACGTCGATATCGGCGGCTCGTCGCTGCCGGCGGTGCGGGTCGAACTCGATCCGACGGCCCTGTTCCACTACGGCATCGGCCTGGAGGGCATCCGAGCCGGTCTGGCCTCGGCCAACGCCAACTCGCCCAAGGGCGACATCGTGGCAGGCGACCGCCGCTACCAGCTCTACGCCAACGACCAGGGCCGGCAGGCCTCCGACTATCGCGACATCGTCGTGGCCTATCGCAACGGCGCCGCCGTGCGGCTCGCCGATGTCGGCGAAGTGGTCGATTCGGTCGAGGACAAGCGCAACCTCGGCCTGGTCGACGGCAAGCCGGGCGTGATCCTGTTCATTTACAAGGAGCCAGGCTCCAACGTCGTCGAGACCGTGGAGCGGGTGCGAGCGGCAATCCCGCAGGCGAAGGCGGCGCTGCCCGGCGACATCGACCTCAACATCTCCGGCGACCGCTCCGCCACGATCCGCGCCTCGCTGGCCAGCACCGAGGAGACGCTGATCATCGCGGTCATCCTCGTGATCTTCGTCACCTTCATCTTCCTGCGCTCGTGGCGGGCGACGCTGATCCCGGCGGTGGCGGTGCCGATCTCGATCATCGGCACCTTCGCGGCGATGTGGATGCTCGACTACTCCCTCGACATCCTGTCGCTGATGGCGCTCATCATCGCGACCGGCTTCGTCGTGGACGACGCCATCGTCGTGCTGGAGAACATCCAGCGGCACATCGAGGCGGGCAAGCCACGGGTCGAGGCCGCCCTGCTCGGCGCCCGCGAGGTCGGCTTCACCGTCGTCTCGATGAGCCTGTCGCTGATCGCCGTGTTCCTGCCGATCCTGCTGATGGGCGGCATCGTCGGCCGGCTGTTCCAGGAATTCGCGGTCACGCTGTCGATGGCGATCCTCGTCTCGCTCGTGCTCTCGCTGACGACGACGCCGATGATGTGCGCGCTGCTCCTCAAGCCCGAGGCGCAGATGCATGCGGGCAAGCGCCCCAACATCCTGCTGCGCGGATTGGAGGGCGGCTTCGACGCGCTGCTGCGGAGTTACGAACGGACGCTCCGTTTCGCGCTCTATCACCGTCGGCTGACGGCGCTCAGCGTGTTCATCGCGATCGGGCTCACGGTCTACGGCTACATCATCGTGCCGAAGGGCTTCTTCCCCGATCAGGATACCGGCCAGCTCATGGGCGGCATCCAGGCCGACCAGCGCATCTCGTTCCAGTCGATGAAGGACAAGCTGGAGCGCGCGAGCGCCATCGTGCAGGCCGACCCGGCAGTGGAGAGCATCGTCGGCTTCACCGGCGGGCGCGGCACCAACTCCGCCAACGTCTTCGTCGGGCTCAAGCCGCGCGGCAAGCGTGAGCCGATCGAGACGGTGATGGCCCGGCTTCGGCCGAAGCTCGCCCAGGTCGCGGGCGCGCGCCTGTTCCTGTTCCCGCGCCAGGATCTCAGGATGGGCGGGCGCCAGAGTTTCGCCCAGTACCAGTACACGCTCCAGGGCGACACGTCGGAGGAGCTCTACGCCGCTTCGCCGAAGCTGCTGCAAGCGCTGCAGAAGCGCACCGACATCTTCGCCGACGTGACCTCGGACCAGCAGGAGGGCGGGCTGGAGAGCCGCCTCGTCATCGATCGGGCGACCGCCTTCCGCTACGGCATCACCCCGGACCAGATCGACAACACCCTCTACGACGCCTTCGGGCAGCGGCAGGTCTCGACGATCTACAACCCGCTCAACCAGTACCACGTGGTGATGGAGATCGCGCCGCGATACCTCCAGAACCCGGAGGTGCTGAAGACGATCTACGTCTCGACCACGGGCGGCCGCGCACGGGGCTCGGCCACCACCAACGCGGTTGCTGGCACGGTGGCGGGCGGTGGGACCACCACCGCCTCGCAAGCCTCCACCTCCGGCACGTCCACCACCGACACGGCAGCGACCATCGCCGCCGACTCGGCCCGCAACGCCGCGGGCAACGCCATCGCCGCGAGCCGGGGCAGCGCCTCCTCGAGCGCGCCGGTGTCGAGCGCCAAGGAAACGATGGTGCCGCTCTCGGCCTTCGCCCATTTCGAGACCGGCAACGCCCCGGTCCAGGTGGCGCATCAGGGCTTGTTCGTGGCCACCACCATCTCGTTCAACCTCGTGCCCGGCAAGAGCCTGGGCGAGGCGACCGCGGTCATCGACCAGACCATGCTCGATCTGCAATTGCCGCAGACCATCCACGGCGAGTTCGCGGGCGCGGCCAAGAGCTATCAGGAATCGTCGTCGCGCCAGCCGCTGCTGATCTTCGCCGCTCTGCTCGCCGTCTACGCCGTGCTCGGCATCCTCTACGAGAGCTACATCCACCCGATCACGATTCTCTCGACCCTGCCCTCGGCCGGGATTGGCGCCATCGTCGCGCTGCTCACGACCGGAACCGAGTTCACTATCGTCGCCCTGATCGCGGTCTTCCTGCTGATCGGCATCGTCAAGAAGAACGCCATCCTGATGATCGACTTCGCCATCGATGCGGAGCGCAACCGCGGTCTGACGCCGGGAGAAGCGATCTACGAGGCCTGCCTTCTGCGCTTCCGCCCGATCATGATGACGACGCTCGCCGCTATCCTCGGCGCAGCCCCGCTCATCGTCGCGGGCGGCGAGGGGGCCGAGCTGCGCCGGCCCCTCGGCATCGCGATCGTCGGTGGACTCATCGTCAGCCAGATCCTGACCCTCTACACGACACCGGTCGTCTACCTGTATCTCGACCGTCTCCGGCTCTGGGCGAAGCGTCGCCGGGGCGGAGCGGCGGCGGTGCCGGCCGAGTGA
- a CDS encoding RND efflux transporter, HME family, translocase subunit (Evidence 2b : Function from indirect experimental evidences (e.g. phenotypes); PubMedId : 12107133, 12107134; Product type t : transporter) gives MNPSRLFILRPVATTLSMLAILIVGAVSYLNLPVSALPAVDYPTIQVQTFYPGASPEVMTSAVTAPLERQFGQMANLNQMSSQSSAGASVITLQFNLDIPLDIAEQSVQAAINAAGNLLPTDLPAPPIYAKVNPADAPVLTLALTSATIPLTQVRDLAETRLAQKISQIAGVGLVGMGGGQRPAVRVRFNSLAMAAYGLNIDDLRTTIANLNVNTPKGNIDGPTQSYAINANDQVRDPAVYASAIIAYRNGAPVHLTDVAEVVDGAENTRLGAWSDRTPAVILNIQRQPGANVIDTVDRIKRLLPQLQATMPASVSVAILTDRTTTIRASVHDVQFELMLAIGLVVMVIFLFLRSFSATLIPSLSVPLSLIGALAAMDAWGFSLDNLSLMALTIATGFVVDDAIVVIENIARHVEEGDSPFEAALKGSREIGFTIISLTVSLIAVLIPLLFMGDVVGRLFREFAITLAATIVISAVVSLTLVPMLCARLLKPVAHGADTPAARREGPIARAGRRLNDGVIALYGRSLRVVLANQGLTLLVTLGTVALTAYLFVVIPKGFFPVQDTGVIQGISQADQSVSYEAMAERQQALADIVLQDPDVASLSSFIGVDGQNVTLNSGRFLINLKPREARGADASAIIRRLNAATSSVPGVRLYMQPVQDLTIDTAVSATQYQVILENPNLGDFETWVPRYVEALRRSPLLADVTSDYQGNGLAAYVTIDRPTAGRYGITPATIDNVLYDAFGQRIVSTIFTQSSQYRVILEANPKLHTSLASLDNLYLPSSTAPSGQVPLSAVAKIEERRAPLLIGHLGQFPATTVSFNLAPGVALGQAVEALEAARKDINLPASFNVVPQGSVFAFESALSNELFLVCAAIITVYIVLGVLYESFIHPITILSTLPSAGIGALLGLMWFGLSLDIIAIIGIVLLIGIVKKNAIMMIDFALQAEREEGKAPRDAIYEACLLRFRPILMTTLAALFAAVPMIVGSGVGSELRQPLGIVIAGGLIVSQVLTLFTTPVIYLAFDRLERRIMRRRERDGLAPGGAVP, from the coding sequence ATGAACCCGTCCCGCCTCTTCATCCTGCGGCCCGTCGCGACGACGCTGTCGATGCTGGCGATCCTGATCGTCGGCGCGGTGTCGTATCTGAACCTGCCGGTCTCGGCGCTGCCGGCCGTCGATTACCCAACGATCCAGGTGCAGACCTTCTATCCCGGTGCCAGCCCGGAGGTGATGACCTCGGCCGTCACCGCGCCGCTGGAACGCCAATTCGGCCAGATGGCCAACCTCAACCAGATGTCCTCGCAGAGTTCGGCGGGGGCGTCGGTCATCACGCTTCAGTTCAATCTCGACATCCCGCTCGACATCGCCGAGCAGTCGGTCCAGGCGGCGATCAACGCCGCGGGCAACCTGCTGCCGACCGACCTTCCCGCGCCGCCGATCTACGCCAAGGTCAACCCGGCCGACGCACCGGTGCTGACGCTGGCGCTCACCTCCGCGACGATCCCGCTGACGCAGGTGCGCGACCTCGCCGAGACGCGGCTCGCCCAGAAGATCAGCCAGATCGCGGGTGTGGGCCTCGTCGGCATGGGCGGCGGCCAGCGGCCGGCGGTGCGGGTGCGATTCAATTCGCTGGCGATGGCCGCCTACGGCCTCAACATCGACGACCTGCGCACGACGATCGCCAACCTCAACGTCAACACGCCCAAGGGCAATATCGACGGGCCGACCCAGTCCTACGCCATCAACGCCAACGATCAGGTCCGTGACCCCGCGGTCTATGCCAGCGCGATCATCGCCTATCGCAACGGCGCGCCGGTTCATCTCACCGACGTGGCGGAGGTGGTGGACGGGGCCGAGAATACCCGGCTCGGTGCCTGGTCCGACCGCACGCCCGCGGTGATCCTCAACATCCAGCGCCAGCCCGGTGCCAACGTCATCGACACGGTGGACCGCATCAAGCGGCTGCTGCCGCAGCTCCAGGCGACGATGCCGGCCTCGGTCTCGGTCGCGATCCTCACCGACCGCACGACGACGATCCGCGCCTCGGTGCACGACGTGCAGTTCGAGCTGATGCTCGCCATCGGCCTCGTGGTGATGGTGATCTTCCTGTTCCTGCGCAGCTTCTCCGCGACGCTGATCCCGAGCCTGTCGGTTCCGCTCTCGCTGATCGGCGCGCTCGCGGCAATGGATGCCTGGGGCTTCTCCCTCGACAACCTCTCCTTGATGGCGCTCACCATCGCCACGGGCTTCGTCGTGGACGATGCCATCGTCGTCATCGAGAACATCGCCCGCCACGTCGAGGAGGGTGACAGTCCGTTTGAGGCGGCGCTGAAGGGAAGCCGCGAGATCGGCTTCACCATCATCTCGCTCACCGTCTCGCTCATCGCGGTGCTGATCCCGCTCCTGTTCATGGGTGACGTGGTCGGCCGCCTGTTCCGTGAGTTCGCGATCACGCTGGCGGCGACCATCGTCATCTCGGCGGTGGTCTCGCTCACCCTCGTGCCGATGCTGTGCGCGCGCCTGCTCAAGCCCGTCGCCCATGGCGCCGACACGCCGGCCGCGCGCCGCGAAGGTCCCATTGCCCGCGCGGGCCGGCGCCTCAACGACGGCGTCATCGCCCTCTACGGCCGGTCCCTGCGCGTCGTGCTGGCCAACCAGGGCCTGACGCTGCTCGTCACCCTCGGCACCGTGGCGCTCACGGCCTACCTGTTCGTGGTGATCCCCAAGGGCTTCTTCCCCGTGCAGGACACGGGCGTGATCCAGGGCATCTCACAGGCCGACCAGAGCGTCTCCTACGAGGCCATGGCCGAACGGCAGCAGGCCTTGGCCGACATCGTCCTGCAGGATCCGGACGTCGCGAGCCTGTCCTCGTTCATCGGGGTGGACGGGCAGAACGTCACGCTCAATTCCGGCCGCTTCCTCATCAACCTGAAGCCGCGCGAGGCGCGCGGTGCCGATGCCAGCGCGATCATCCGCCGCCTCAACGCCGCGACGAGTTCTGTGCCCGGCGTGCGGCTCTACATGCAGCCGGTACAGGATCTGACGATCGATACCGCGGTCTCGGCGACGCAGTATCAGGTCATCCTCGAGAACCCGAACCTCGGTGACTTCGAGACCTGGGTGCCGCGCTACGTCGAGGCGCTGCGCCGCTCACCGCTGCTCGCCGACGTGACCAGCGACTACCAGGGCAACGGCCTGGCTGCCTACGTCACCATCGACCGACCCACCGCCGGGCGCTACGGCATCACGCCGGCCACGATCGACAACGTGCTCTACGACGCGTTCGGCCAGCGCATCGTCTCGACCATCTTCACCCAATCGAGCCAGTACCGGGTGATTTTGGAGGCGAACCCGAAGCTGCACACCTCGCTCGCCTCCCTCGACAACCTCTATCTCCCGTCCTCGACCGCACCGTCGGGACAGGTGCCGCTCTCGGCCGTGGCGAAGATCGAGGAGCGTCGCGCGCCGCTGCTGATCGGCCATCTCGGCCAGTTCCCGGCCACCACCGTCTCGTTCAACCTCGCGCCCGGCGTCGCCCTTGGGCAGGCGGTGGAGGCGCTCGAGGCCGCGCGAAAAGACATCAACCTGCCGGCGAGCTTCAACGTGGTGCCGCAGGGCTCGGTCTTCGCCTTCGAATCGGCGCTCTCCAACGAGCTGTTCCTCGTCTGCGCGGCGATCATCACCGTCTACATCGTGCTCGGCGTGCTCTACGAGAGCTTCATCCACCCCATCACCATCCTCTCGACCCTGCCGTCCGCCGGCATCGGCGCGCTGCTCGGGCTGATGTGGTTCGGGCTCTCGCTCGACATCATCGCGATCATCGGCATCGTGCTCCTGATCGGCATCGTGAAGAAGAACGCGATCATGATGATCGACTTCGCGCTCCAGGCCGAGCGCGAAGAGGGCAAGGCCCCGCGCGACGCGATCTACGAGGCCTGCCTGCTGCGCTTCCGCCCGATCCTGATGACGACGCTCGCGGCCCTGTTCGCGGCGGTGCCGATGATCGTCGGCTCGGGCGTCGGCTCGGAGCTGCGCCAGCCGCTGGGCATCGTCATTGCCGGCGGCCTCATCGTCAGTCAGGTGCTGACGCTGTTCACGACGCCGGTGATCTATCTCGCCTTCGACCGGCTGGAGCGTCGGATCATGCGGCGGCGGGAGCGGGACGGGCTGGCGCCGGGCGGGGCGGTGCCTTGA
- the leuB gene encoding 3-isopropylmalate dehydrogenase (Evidence 2a : Function from experimental evidences in other organisms; PubMedId : 9003442; Product type e : enzyme) → MTTYKLLLLPGDGIGPEVMAEVEKVVGWLKRAGLADFETERDLVGGAAIDVHGKPLADETLARADAADAILLGAVGGPKWNGVTYDIRPEAGLLRLRKDLGLFANLRPAICYPALADASALKRELVEGLDIMIVRELTGGVYFGEPKEITTLEDGSKRAVDTQVYTTAEIERIAHVAFDLARKRSGRVASAEKNNVMKTGVLWKEVVTRVHAEHYSEVELEHVLADNCAMQLVRRPKQFDVLVTDNLFGDVLSDVAAMLTGSLGMLPSASLGATDARGTRKALYEPVHGSAPDIAGKGFANPIAMIGSLAMCLRYSFGLGEAADLVESAITRALAAGARTRDIVGEGQTPISTGEMGDAILRELEMQAG, encoded by the coding sequence ATGACCACCTACAAGCTTCTGCTCCTGCCTGGCGACGGCATCGGCCCCGAGGTGATGGCCGAGGTCGAGAAGGTGGTGGGCTGGCTCAAGCGCGCGGGCCTCGCCGATTTCGAGACCGAGCGCGACCTCGTCGGCGGCGCGGCCATCGACGTGCACGGCAAGCCGCTCGCCGACGAGACGCTCGCCCGCGCCGACGCGGCCGACGCGATCCTGCTCGGCGCGGTCGGCGGGCCGAAGTGGAACGGCGTGACCTACGACATCCGCCCCGAGGCGGGCCTGCTGCGCCTGCGCAAGGATCTCGGCCTGTTCGCCAACCTGCGCCCGGCGATCTGCTACCCGGCGCTCGCCGACGCCTCCGCCCTCAAGCGCGAGCTGGTCGAGGGCCTCGACATCATGATCGTGCGCGAGCTCACCGGCGGCGTCTATTTCGGCGAGCCGAAGGAGATCACCACGCTCGAGGACGGCTCGAAGCGGGCGGTCGATACGCAGGTCTACACCACCGCCGAGATCGAGCGGATCGCCCATGTGGCCTTCGACCTCGCGCGCAAGCGCTCCGGCCGGGTCGCTTCGGCCGAGAAGAACAACGTGATGAAGACCGGCGTCCTGTGGAAGGAGGTCGTCACGCGGGTTCATGCCGAGCATTACAGCGAGGTCGAGCTGGAGCACGTGCTCGCCGACAACTGCGCCATGCAGCTCGTGCGGCGCCCCAAGCAGTTCGACGTGCTGGTGACCGACAACCTGTTCGGCGACGTGCTCTCGGATGTCGCGGCGATGCTCACCGGCTCGCTCGGCATGCTGCCCTCCGCCTCGCTGGGCGCCACCGACGCGCGCGGCACCCGCAAGGCACTCTACGAGCCGGTCCACGGCTCGGCCCCCGATATTGCCGGCAAGGGTTTTGCGAACCCGATCGCGATGATCGGCTCGCTAGCGATGTGCCTGCGCTACTCCTTCGGCCTCGGCGAGGCCGCCGACCTCGTGGAGAGCGCGATCACCCGGGCGCTCGCCGCCGGCGCCCGCACCCGCGACATCGTCGGCGAGGGCCAGACCCCGATCAGCACCGGCGAGATGGGCGACGCGATCCTGCGCGAGTTGGAAATGCAGGCGGGCTGA